The proteins below come from a single Roseiflexus sp. RS-1 genomic window:
- a CDS encoding Card1-like endonuclease domain-containing protein: protein MMTTLIQLIGAQPLPNLLPWLHLKPDQTMLIYTPQTDQVRQRIESVIGQCHSIRCDAYDIESLVKALDAELASQQNSDLIFNLTGGTKAMVLAANQVAMKRGALVVYLESERTQNVLYEYRYDNQQKLRLQGKTLLPELITIEQFLDAHIGKGQWQEAGPSKDIGGAFEQAVADAIRARLSQAEVKQGIKFLGSDRRPQVDLDIVVRCGNQFARIECKSQGKTTTLDAAKQLNLVSELLGTYTRKFIALSNDPNPEHQAVYEATRTTVIVLSSFSDTNLSDNDQQNLAKTIAQAIGCTLGE, encoded by the coding sequence ATGATGACAACCCTCATCCAGCTTATCGGTGCGCAGCCGCTGCCGAACCTGTTACCATGGCTGCATCTTAAACCCGATCAGACAATGCTGATCTACACACCACAAACCGATCAGGTCAGACAGCGCATTGAGTCAGTTATTGGCCAGTGTCACTCAATCCGGTGTGATGCCTACGATATTGAGAGTCTGGTCAAGGCGCTTGATGCAGAGCTGGCAAGTCAGCAGAACTCTGACCTTATTTTTAACCTTACTGGCGGTACCAAAGCGATGGTGCTGGCGGCAAATCAGGTAGCAATGAAGCGTGGTGCACTGGTTGTTTATCTTGAGAGTGAGCGCACTCAGAACGTTCTTTATGAGTACCGTTACGATAACCAGCAAAAGTTGCGTTTGCAAGGGAAAACCCTTTTACCAGAGCTTATTACCATCGAACAATTTCTTGATGCCCACATCGGCAAGGGGCAATGGCAGGAGGCAGGTCCCTCGAAAGATATTGGCGGTGCCTTTGAACAGGCGGTTGCCGATGCGATACGGGCCAGACTGTCGCAGGCTGAGGTAAAACAAGGGATCAAGTTCCTGGGAAGTGATAGGCGACCACAGGTAGATCTGGACATTGTTGTGCGCTGTGGTAATCAATTTGCCCGTATTGAGTGCAAATCACAAGGAAAGACAACCACGCTGGATGCGGCGAAGCAATTGAACCTGGTGAGCGAGCTGCTCGGCACGTATACGCGAAAGTTCATCGCTCTGAGTAATGACCCGAACCCCGAACATCAAGCAGTTTATGAGGCAACACGCACAACGGTGATCGTATTGAGCAGCTTTAGCGATACAAACCTGTCTGACAACGATCAGCAGAACTTGGCTAAAACTATCGCGCAGGCTATTGGATGTACTTTGGGGGAGTGA